AAAGGTTTTTAGACCCGGCGTGCGGTTCAGGGACATTTCTGGTGCTGGCGATTCAGAAGGCAATAGATTGGGGAAAGAAAAATAAAAGACCGCGGCTGGAAATAGCAAAAAGCATCGTTGCCAACATCTGGGGTTTTGACTTAAATCCACTTGCGGTTATCGCCGCCCGCACCAACTACCTTTTTGCCCTCGGCGATTTAGCCGATGAATTGACCGAGTTTGAAATACCAATCTATCTTGCCGACTCCATTCTTTGGCCCGAACATACTGGCATCAAGGGCGCATTGAGAATGAACTTGTACGGTGAACAGATGCTGGTAAAAACTTCAGCCAGGGATTTCCATGTCCCTTTAATCTGGATAAAAGACAAAGGCTGTTTAATGAAAGAGGCGGCGCCTCTTATTGAAAAATTTGTCAAAAACGGGTTTGAACCAGAGGTTGCTTTAAAACACTTAAAAAAGAAAGGTCTGGTTTTTCCGCCCCACGAAACATCGGTGGCTGAGTTCTATAATGAAATCCTGAAACTGGAAAAAGAAAGGAAGAACGGCATCTGGGCACGGTTTTTGAAGAATGTTTTTGCGCCGATGGTTGCGGGCAAGTTTGACTTTGTCGTTGGCAATCCGCCCTGGGTGATGTGGCAATATCTTTCAAGAGAATACCGAGAGGCGACTAAAAATCTATGGGATTCATACGGTTTATCAATTATAAAAGAATCAAAAGACAAGTTAAGTAAAGGCAAAAAAGATTTCTCAATGCTTTTTGTTTACGCATCAGCGGATTATTACTTACAAGACGGGGGGAAATTGGGTTTTCTCATAACCCAGGAGGTGTTCAAATCAAAAGGAGCGGGTGAAGGATTCAGGCGATTTCGACTTGGAGAAGGTAAATATCTAAAAGTCTTAAAAGCCCATGATTTGGTTTCAATTCAGCCATTTGAAGGCGCGGCGAATAAAACCGCTGCCATTATTCTTAAAAAAGGCGAGAAAACAGAATATCCATTGCCATATTTTATTTGGACAAAGAAAAAAGGCGTTGGGAAAATTCCCACAGATAAATTATTAGATGAAGTTTTGAAATTGGTCTATAGAAAAAGAATGTTAGCAAGGCCAATTAGTTCAGATGTTAGTGCTTGGCAATCTTTTGAGGTAGAGAATGTTTTTTCAAAAATTATCGGCACAAACCAGTATAGAGCAAAAATTGGTGCAAGAACAGAACCTTATGGCATTTTTTGGATAAAAATTATGACTCTCACACAAGATGGAAATCTATTAATAAAAAATATTACAGAAGGCCGAAGAAAGAAACAAATATTTGAAAAAGAAGCAAAAATAGAAAGTAATTTTATTTACCCATCTTTCAGAGGATCAGATATAAATAGGTGGAATAGTTCAGTTGGGATCTATACTTTAATCCTTAATGACCCAGCGAATCCTAATAAACCCTTTAAAGAAGAAGACATGAAATTAAAATTTCCATTAACATATAATTATTTGACACATTTTAAAACTAACCTTCTAGAAAGGGCGGCTTATAAAAAATTTCATTGCCAAGCAGGTAGACCTTTCTATACACAATTTAATATTTCAAGAGATACATTTATGAATTATAAAGTTGTATGGAAAAGAATGACCAATGATATTTTTGCTTGTGTATTATCACAAGTAAAAACCCCCTTTGGGTTCAAAATGGCAATACCCCTGGATACAACATCATTTTTCGCCACTAACAATGAGGCTGAAGCCCATTATCTCTGTGCCATTGTAAACTCCACTCCCGTACGAGATTTTATTAAGTCTTTTTCTTCAGCGGGCAGGGGTTTTGGCACTCCTTCGGTTATGGAGCATATTGGAATCCCGAAGTTCGACCCGAAGAACCCCATTCACAAGAAACTTGCCGAAATCTCTAAAAGATGCCATCAACTCAAAGCCGAAGGCAAAGAAAATGAACTTTTGGTGTTAGAAAAGCAAAATGACGAGGCGGTAAAAGAACTGTTCGGGATTAAATAAGAATCTGTTTTTCAGTAGCCCCAGCGTCGGGTACGTTTTGCCCAGGTCTCTTTATAGGCAATGGTGAGCATTAACCGCGCCGAGGTCTCTTTCAATAAGCCGGATGGGGTCTGGCTTGTGCGGAAGCGGATTTCGGTGCCGATATCAATGTTGCCGAACTTCGGGACTGGAAATCCGGTGCCAAGGTGGAGGGTTTTTTCTTGTATTGGCTGGTTTGTGGCGGAGTTCAGGCAGTACCAGTTGGTCATTGAATAACCGAGGCGTAATGGGTGGTCGGGCAGAAGTTCATACTCAATGCCGAATGAGGGCCGGAAAACAGAACGGTAGTTTGCCGGTATGTTGTTGATTGTCGCCTTGTCATAGGGTCGCATCTCCAGACCAAGGGTAAACTGGTTGATTTGCCAGATGGGTCCAATTGCGGCACCGAGGTTCACAGTTGCCGGGAGTTTGATTTGATAGGTGCGGAAGGTGTCGGTGATGACACCGTGGATAAGTTTCCAGCGCTGGGCATTAAGGTTAAGAGGCAGGTCGTAACTAAGGGCAAGGGTAACCGGGTTAAACTGGAGCGAGGCGCCGAACCGGGCGTTGAAAGCAGAGTAGTCAATTGCGATTGTGTCGGTGGCGATGGTGCCTTCCGGAGTGATGTAACTCCAGTTTTCCCGAACACCGCCAAGATGGGGACGGAGGTAGAACCCGAGGCAGAAGTGACTTAAGAACGATTGCGCGATGCCAGCGCTCAGTGCATAAATGCCACCGTGGCTCTGGATGTGGTGGCGAGACAGGGTGTCGGATAAGGATTCAGACCAGACATCAAAATCCTGGTTGAAAATCTCGTCAACCGCCACAAGGATTCGGGTGCGGGTGGGCAGGGGAACCGCACCGTAAAATGTTGCTGGACGAACACCAGCAAGGGCTCGGGTCATTGTTGCCTGTTGGCCAACTGTGCCGATGCCGAGCAAGGTCATTTCTAATGAGGTCTGAGTGAGGTGGATGAAGTTTCCGGGGTTGCCTGAGGAAAGTGCAACCGGGTTGCCAAGCGCAGCGCTTTGAGCGGTGGCGCTGTATGCCGGTTCGCCCAGCCCGTTCATATTGAAGAAGGATTGGGCAAAGGTCAAAGACAGGGAAATCAGTAGTAAGATTGATATCTTGTTCATCTTGAGAAACGGTCTTCAGGCGGCAGGACATAGTGAATTTTCAGGCGGGGCGCCGCGCTGCCAGACCGTAAGATTTTAATCCGGAACGGCTTCTGCCATTCCGGTTCTGCGGTTACAAGTAAGCCGTGATTGGGGTTAGAGTCGGCAACGGAAACCCATTTCTGAACAAGGTCGGTAATTATGAGCCGGACAAGGGCTGCGGTGTCAGAGGGTAAATAGATGGTGGAAGCGGATGCCGCCTCTTCATAAGTGGCATATTTGCCCCGCTGGTAATAAGATTCGGTGAGTTTGTGGACGCCAAGTTGCACGGAGTCCTTGCGTTGGTAAACAGGCTGGGGTTTAAATATCAGTTCTGCCCGGGCGATTGTGGCTGAGTCGGGGATGGACTCCAGCCGGAAATGAAGCCAGGTCCGAAAGGCAACACCAGAACCGACAAAAAGTTCACCGGGATTAGTCCTGACTCCGGAAGAGTCGATGATATGGGCGTCGGCTGCCGGGTAGTAGGTGCGCTTTTTGCCATCGGCATAGGTGAATACAAGACGGGGTGATGTTTTGGTAGCGGCAAGGGTGGCGATGGTTGTGAAGCCGGTGTCAAGGGGAATCAGGGCGATGCCATAGGAGCGGTGGACCAGGGTGTCAAGGTAATCCCGGTTTAGTTCAACGACGGTTGAATCCTTTTCAATTCGGCCCTGACCGAGCGCGAAGTGCCAGTAGTCACCACCGGGTGTGAGCCACTGGGTTAAAGAATCTGCCATACGCCAGGTGACGGCGCTGGAACTCCATTCGGTGGAACAGGCAAAGCAGGTAAAGTTCATCGGCGTACTATCAAGAGGAAATAGTACGAGTTGCACCCCAACCACCGAATCAAGCGCGCTGTCTTTTGGGGCAAAGTCGATAAGCACCCGGGACTGGTACTGCTGGTCTTTTCCCAAAAGCAGGTGGTCAGCACTGCCCAGCGGGATAAATCTGGAATAGCAGTCGGCGCTATCCGGAACAATTTCAAGCGTAACGGTCTCCGGTAACTGGTTAATCTGGTCAAAACCTACGGGCAGGGTATTGCAGGCAAGGATAAAGAGTATTACGAGAAAGAGCCGGTGTTTCATTCGCCGGGTTCCTTTGCCGTAAAAGCCTGGGTGATGTGCTGGGAGATGTTGTCTTTGATTGCATGGTAGGCGGTACGGATGGCGTTCTTTATCGCTTGCGGTGTTGAACGGCCATGGGCAACAACAACATTACCCTTAACTCCGAGCATCAAAGCACCGCCGTGCTCCTGATAGTCCATTCGGCTGATAAACTCTTCTAAGACCGGGCGGGAAAACCAGCGGCGCAATCGGTATTTGGACTCAGACTCAAGATAATCGACGAGCAGTTCCCTGAGAATTTCTGCCAGACCTTCGCCGTACTTTAAAAGGACATTACCGACAAATCCATCACAGACCACCACATCCACCTTGCCGGTGAGGATGTCGTTGCCTTCAATGTTGCCGATGAAATTGAGCCCGCTTTCTTTCAGGAGCCGGTAAGCGGCTAAGGTCAATTCGTTACCCTTGGTGTCTTCCTGACCGATGTTTAACAACCCAACAGTGGGATTTGCCTTACGGAACAGAAAACTGGCAGCGGTTGCACCCATCATTGCGAACTGGAGTAGGTTTGAAGGCTTGGTGTCAACATTGGCACCAACATCAAGAACCAGCGTGCTTCCTTTGATTCGGGGGAAAAGTACCGCAAGGGTCGGACGATGGACACCGGGAATGGCACCCAGGGTGGTAAGGGCAAATGCCATCACAGCACCGGTGTTGCCGGCACTGACCGCAGCCTGCGCCTTACCCTCTTTGTGCAGCGCCATACAAAGGGCGATTGAGGCGTTCCGTTTTTTCTTTACCGCCTCGGCGGGTGGTTCGTGCATTCCGATTACTTCGGGCGCGGGGATGAGTTCAACTCGTTCTCCAATGTCGGTAAGAGATGAATCGGTTTGAGACTTCCAGGCTTCTTCCACAATTTCCGGTTTGCCGACAAGGAGGAGATGGAGGTCGGGTAGTTCCTTTAATGCCAGTGCCGCCCCTTCAATTTCGACAAGCGGGGCATTGTCCGACCCCATCGCATCAAGGGCGACTTTCACCTTTTATTACTCTTTTTCCTTTGTCGTTACCACCGGTTTGCCCGCATAATAGCCGCAATGGGGACATACCCGGTGGGGCATTTTCGGCTCGTGGCAGTGCGGACAGTCCACCACCGTTGGTGGTGTCAGTTTCCAATGGGTGCGGCGCTTTCGACCGCGTTGTCTTGAATGCCGGCGTTTAGGTAAAGGCATTATTGTCCTCCAGAGTTTAAAATTATTTCTTTACAGTTGTGATTTGATTCTATTGGAGCGGAATCGTTTGTCAAGCAAACGAGGTCAAGTTTGCGGTTCATCAGAAATGGCAGAATTTTGGGTAAAGGCGTGGTCAAAGTCGTACACGGCGTGGAAATCTTCTAAGCGGTTGGTTTCACTTTTGAGCATCAAGCCGGCTTCAATCAGGTTAAAGACAACCTGACCGATGTCGTCGGTGCTAAAGATACCCCAGGAGTTCAAAACCATTTTTGCCAGTGGTCCATAGCGCTCAGCCATCAACCGTCTGATGCCTTCAAGTAGTTCGAGGGCGGTGATGTGCTCTTTTCTGCCGGTCATCTTATAGGTATATTGCAAACCGTCGTTGATTAAGAGGTAAGCCTCAAGGGGAAACCGTTTGTCTTTCTGGAGCAGTTCATTGAGCAGTATCATTAGTGAGATAATTTTACTTTTTCTCTTCACCGCAGGCAAGAAAAACGGTGCCGATTTAACCGCGGGCTAATCGTAACCGAGAGGTTAGTTTGTCAGGGTCTTATTGAAGTTTGCTTGACTTTTACGGGCAATAGTTTATGATTTTGACTACGATGGACGATTCCGAAAAATGTGTAAACAGCCGGGTGGCGAAGTTGCCGTTCGGCTGGGTCCGGGTTTTCTGGTACCAGGGAAAAGTGATAAAGGTGGAGTTGAACGAACACGAATCCGGACCGTCGGACAAACATCTGGCACAACAGATTGAGCGGTTACTGCGGGGTGGACTGCGGGTTTCAGAGTTTGAGGTGGCAGTGCCGGACCGGGGTGAATTTTCGCGGCGGGTATTGAACCGGTGCGCCCGAATCGGTTTTGGCGAGATAATGAGTTATGGTGAATTAGCCCGTGCCGCAGGAAAACCCGGTGCAGCAAGGGCGGTTGGTCAGATAATGGCAAACAATCAATTACCCCTTTTCTTTCCCTGTCATCGGGTTGTGGCGGCAGATGGCAGGCTGGGCGGATTTAACGGCGGGCTGGAAATAAAGCGCCGGTTACTGGAATTTGAAGGGTGGCGCGTTGTAGGTCGGGGATGGGATGCCAGGATTGCGCGTTAATGGATAAAAAAGAAGCAGCCACACCGATTATTGAACAACTGGTTGTCGGGCCACTGGAAACCAACTGTTACATCCTGAAGTCCGGGGAGGAGATGTTGATTGTTGACCCTGGAGGCGACGGTAAGGTGATTCTCAACAAAGTCGCTGAATTAGGGGGAACAGTTAAACTTATCGTTAATACCCATGGCCATATTGACCACATCGCAGCGAATAAAGAGGTGCAGGAGGCGACCGGTGCGCAACTGTTAATCCATCAACTGGACGAGGCGATGCTGACCGAGCCGAACGAAAATCTATCGGTTTTAATGGGGATGATGACGAAGTCGCCCCGGGCGGACCAGCTTCTAAGTGAGGGCGATGAAATAGTCGTTGGTAAAGAACATTTGCAGGTGGTGCATACACCGGGCCATACACCGGGAAGCATCTGTTTGTTAGGGAAGGATTTTGCGTTTACCGGTGATACACTGTTTGTTGATTCGATTGGCAGGTGTGATTTGCCCGGGGGTTCAGAGCGGCAGATGCAGCGGTCTTTATCCCGGTTGCAAAGTTTGCTTAAGCGGGAGACGATGCTTTATCCCGGGCATGGTCCGAGCGGAACTTTTGGCCGGGCACTGCTGGTGAACCCATTTCTGGGAAGTGTCTGGCCTGCTTGACAGTAAAAGAAAAATGTCTATTTTTAAGTGTGATTAGAAACAGGAGGAACAATGGCTAAGATCAGAGTCGGTATCATCGGCGTTGGAAACTGTGCCAGCAGTCTGGTGCAGGGGGTCCACTATTACCGTAATGCCAAAGAGGACGAGTCTTTGCCCGGAATAATGCATGTGAATCTGGGCGGTTACCACATCAGTGATATTGAGTTCAGTATGGCGATAGATATCGACAAAAGGAAGGTGGGTAAAGACCTCGCCCAGGCAATTTTCACCTACCCCAACAACACTTATAAGTTTACCGATGTGCCCAAACTGGGCGTGAAGGTGATTCGGGGAATGACGCACGACGGACTGGGTTACTACCTTTCCCAGATTATCGAGAAGGCACCCGGTCCCACCGCTGATATTGTGAAGGAAATTAAGGAAACCAAGACCGATGTTGTCATTAACTATTTGCCGGTGGGCAGTGAAGAGGCAACCAAGTGGTATGTGGAGCAGATTTTAAAAGCCGGTTGCGCATTTATTAACTGCATCCCGGTTTTTATTGCTTCACAGAAGTACTGGCAGCGCCGGTTTAAAGCAGCCGGTTTACCGGTGATTGGCGATGATATCAAATCCCAGGTCGGAGCGACAATTTTGCACCGGACTCTGGTATCGCTGTTCAATGACCGGGGGGTGAAGCTGTTAAAGACGATGCAGCTCAATGTTGGTGGCAACACCGACTTCCTTAATATGCTGGAACGGCAAAGGCTTCACTCCAAGAAGATATCCAAGACCGGTGCGGTAACTTCACTTCTTAAATACGATATTGGCGCAGAAAATATCCATGTTGGACCGAGTGATTATGTGCCCTGGCTCCAGGACCGCAAATGGTGTTATCTGCGGATGGAAGGACAGGCATTCGGAGATGTGCCGCTTAATGTTGAGTTGAAACTTGAGGTCTGGGATTCACCCAATTCTGCCGGAGTGGTGATTGATGCGATCCGTTGTGCCAAACTGGCGCTTGATAACGGGCTTTCCGGTCCAATCATTGGACCCTCCAGTTATTTTATGAAGACGCCACCGGTTCAGTTTCCGGACGATGTCTGCCGCGAAAAGACTGAGGCGTTTATCGCCCGCTATGGAATGAAAAAGCGAAAGGCGCGACTTTAATTAGTCGCCCGGAATGGGCGCAGTGCGGGGCGTATTGATTACATTTGAGGGGGTTGAAGGTTCGGGAAAGTCAACCCAGGCACAACTTTTAGCCCAATATCTTAAAGAGAAAGGGCGGGAGGTTGTTTTTTCCCGTGAACCCGGGGGCACGGAAATCGGTGAGCGTATTCGCAATATCCTGCTGGACCCGGATTGCCGTCAGATGGATGCCCGTACCGAACTTTTTCTTTACCTGGCGAGTCGGAATCAGCATGTGCGGGAAAAGATTTTGCCGGCATTAAGAGCCGGGAAGGTGGTTGTTCTTGACCGGTTCGCTGATTCATCGGTCGCTTACCAGGGTTTTGGTCGAGAGTTGGGGGAAAAGTTTGTTAGCCGTTTAAATAAACTGGCAACAATAGGGTTAAAACCGGACATTACATTTCTGGTTGATGTACCGGTTGTGGTCGGCTACCAGAGAAAGGAAAAGGGCAAACTTGACAGAATGGAGCAGGAGGAGGTAAAATTTCATGAGCGCGTCCGTAACGGTTATCTGCGGTTAGCCCGTCGGGCCCCAGGTAGAATAAAGGTGGTTGCGGGCGAAAGAGAACCAATGGAGATTCAGAAGGAAATCAGGTTGCTGGTTGACCGTATGTTAGAAAGAAAGGGGAGAAAGAAGGTATGAGGTCCCGGATGAAGAGGTATTTTGCACCGGCATCGGTATTTGTCGGAATTTTTTTAATTGCCGCGTTTGTGGGTGGTTTGTTAGGCAGGCTGTGGGCGCAGCGCGGCGTCAATCTGACCGAAAGTCTGCAGATGTTTTCCCGGGTGGTGGGAATTGTGCTTAACAGTTATGTGGAGCCGGTGGATAGTGACAAACTGATCCGGGAAGGGGTAAAGGGGATGTTGCAGTCGCTCGACCCCTATTCGGAGTTTTTAGATGAGACCGATTTCAAGGAGTTAAGGATAAAGACCGAGGCGCAGTTTGGGGGAATTGGAATCCACATCGGGTTGGTAGATGAGCAGTTGACGGTTATTTCGCCCATTGAAGGGACACCAGCGGCACGAGCCGGGATTCGCGCCGGCGACCGCATCGCCGAAATCGAAGGAAAGTCAACGCAGGGTTTTACGACCGAGGATGCGGTAAAACTGCTGCGGGGTGAGCCCGGTACGAAGGTACGAATTAAGATTGCCCGGCCCGGTGTTCAGGACCTGATTCCTTTTGAGCTGACACGGGCGATTATCAACATCAAATCTGTTCCCTATTTTGGAATGGTGACCAGGGATATCGGTTATATCCGAGTGGCGGATATGTCGCGGGTCGCTTCCAAAGATATGCTTCAGGCGATGGATTCGCTTTTTAGGAGCGGGGCGAAGAAACTGATATTTGATTTGCGCTCGAATGGTGGCGGTTTGTTGCAGGAAGGCAAAGAGGTGTCAGATTTGTTCTTGGGCCCGGGAAAACTTGTTGTCCGGACCAAGGGTCGGTTGCCCGAAACCAATCAGGATTTTGTTGCCGAAGCCGAGGATAAATACGGCGATTATCCAATGGTGGTATTGGTGGACCGGGGTAGTGCTTCAGCCGCAGAGATTGTTGCCGGTGCGCTGCAGGATTGGGAGCGAGCGGTCATCGTTGGTGATACGACATTTGGCAAAGGCTCGGTTCAGACGATACATCCGCTGGGAAGTGATATCGGGATGAAAATCACGACTGCTTACTGGTACACCCCGAGTGGTCGTTGTATCAACAAAGCACAGGAAAAAAGCCCGGTGGTGCTGAAAGATACAACAAAAACAACAAAGCAGACTTTTCGCACCTTGGGACCATTGCGCCGTAGTTTATACGGTGGAGGTGGAATTGCGCCGGATATCTATCTGCCGCCGGACAAACTTACCGGTTTGGCAGCCCGGATTCCCCGCGCCGCATTCTTTGATTTTGCCGCTGAGTATGCGAACAGCCATCCGGATTTAACAATGGATTTCCGAGCCGATGATAAGGTACTTGCGCAGTTTAAGGAATTTCTCAAGGGGAAGAAAAAGCTGGAATTTACCGACGAGGAGTTTGATTCAACGCGGGATGCGATAGCGGAGATGATTGAGATTGAAATCGGTGGGAAAATTGATGGCTTGCACGGTGAGTATCAGATGCGTCTGCGCCGCGACTCGTATGTGAAAAAGGCGGTGGAGATACTGGAACCGGCTCATTCGGTCGCGGAGATTCTGAAGCGGCTGAAATAACGGTGTCATAAAAGTTCAAGAGCAGAAAAGGATTTTAATGCCCGAACTTCCTGAAGTCGAGACAATCCGAAGGTATTTAACGCCCATTTTAAAAAATCTTCGGATAGGTAATGTTATAGTGCGGCGCCCGGATGCGGTTGGTTCTCCGGAACCAGAGAAGTTCTGCGAGGAGTTGAAAGGGAAGGAGATAAGGCGGCTGGAGCGTCAGGGTAAGTATCTGATAATCTTTCTCCATCCTTATGGCCGGTTGATTGTTCATTTACGGTTGAGTGGCCATCTTCGCGTTGTTAAGGGTAAGGAGATACCAGATTATGAATGGGTGCGGTTTGTGTTTACCAATGGCACAGCCCTTTCTTTTATTGAGCCCCGGGTTCTGGGTAAGGTGTATTTTGTTGCGGGTTCAGAGTTGCCGCCGGTTTTGAAGGGTCTGGAGCGTTTAGGGCTGGAACCGATTGACCGGAGATTTAACGGTAAATATCTGATGGCGAAGTTGCAGGGACGGCAGGCGAAGATAAAGAGTCTGTTGATGGACCAGACGATTTGTGCCGGTGTCGGAAACATCTATTCTGACGAGGCGCTGTTTCGAGCGAAGATTAAACCGATGCGGCGGGCAGACACATTAAAACCGGCTGAGATTTATCAATTGGCAAAGGCGTTAAAAGCGGTACTTAAAGCGGGAATCAGGTGGATGGGCACGACAATGACGGATGGACGCTATCTTAAGCCGGATGGTGCGCGGGGCGGATTCCAGAATCAACTTATGGTTTTTGGTAGAAAAGGTTTATCCTGTCGTCGGTGTGGCAGTTTGGTCAAAAGAGTAACAATGGGTAATCGCAGTAGTTACTTCTGTCCCCGGTGTCAGAGTTAGTAAGGAGGATTGATGGAGAATAGACCGGTTGGAATAATTTGCCACGGTGGCGTTGGTAAGATTGAGGAAAAGTCCGAATACGCTGCGGGTTTGAAAGATGCAATTGAAGAGGGTTATCGGTTGCTGCGTCAGGGCGCCAGTGCCCTGGAAGCGGTCATTAAGGCGGTTGTGATTATGGAAGACAATCCGATATTTAATGCCGGAACCGGTTCCAGTTTGACGCTTGACGGTGAAGTGGAAATGGATGCCGCGGTGATGACCCAGGATGGTAGATTTGGCGGGGTTTGCTGTATTAGCAGGGTGAAGAATCCGATTCTGGTAGCGGAGAAGGTTATGGTTTACACAGACCACCTGATACTTGCCGGACAGGGAGCGGTGGAGTTTGCCCGGCAGATGGGTTTTGAAGAGTAT
The nucleotide sequence above comes from candidate division WOR-3 bacterium. Encoded proteins:
- the mutM gene encoding bifunctional DNA-formamidopyrimidine glycosylase/DNA-(apurinic or apyrimidinic site) lyase gives rise to the protein MPELPEVETIRRYLTPILKNLRIGNVIVRRPDAVGSPEPEKFCEELKGKEIRRLERQGKYLIIFLHPYGRLIVHLRLSGHLRVVKGKEIPDYEWVRFVFTNGTALSFIEPRVLGKVYFVAGSELPPVLKGLERLGLEPIDRRFNGKYLMAKLQGRQAKIKSLLMDQTICAGVGNIYSDEALFRAKIKPMRRADTLKPAEIYQLAKALKAVLKAGIRWMGTTMTDGRYLKPDGARGGFQNQLMVFGRKGLSCRRCGSLVKRVTMGNRSSYFCPRCQS